The sequence TGTTCCGGCCACACACAGGTCTTAACAATGTTTTTCCTTACCTGCCGGGACCGTGACAGTGGCTATCAAAACCAACAATCATGAGCATTACAGAACGACTCAAAGCCGTCGGCCCGGGGGCGATGGTCGCCGCCGCGTTTATCGGTCCTGGCACGGTCACGACTGCGAGCGTCACCGGAGCGGAGTTTGGCTACGCGCTTCTGTGGACCATGGTCTTCTCGATTGTGGCAACGATCGTTCTCCAAGAGATGAGTGCGCGGCTTGGCCTTGTCTCGGGGGAGGGGCTCGGGGAAGCACTTCGAGAACGGTTCGACAATCAAATCGTCGAGTACGTGAGTATATTCCTCGTTGTCGGCGCGATCGGCGTCGGGACCGCCGCCTATGAGGCTGGGAATATCCTCGGCGGTGCCGCAGGGCTCGCGACGATCACGGGTATCGACTCAACGGTGTGGGGGGTCGTGATGGGACTCGTCGCCGGACTCCTGCTCTACACTGGGCGCTACAAGTTGATCGAACGAGCGCTCATTGGTCTGGTCGCCGTGATGGCGTTCTCGTTCGTAGCATCGGCGGTGCTTATCGGTCCCGACCCCAGTGCGATTGCGATGGGGTTCGTCCCCGGTATCCCCTCGGGGTCGCTGTACCTCATCACCGGCCTCATCGGAACGACCATCGTCGGGTATAATCTGTTCCTGCACGCGAGTAACGTCCAAGAGCGGTGGAGCGGTCCCGACGATATCGGCCACTCCCGTATCGACACGGTGGTGTCGATCGTTGCGGGCGGCATTATTACGATTACGATCATGGTGACCGCGGCCGCAGCATTCGAGCCCGGAACGCAGATCAGCGATATCGGTCGGATGGCCGAACAGCTGCGCCCCATCGCGGGTCCGTACGCCGAACTGTTCTTCAGCATCGGCATCTTCGCCGCCGGATTCACGAGTGCCACGACAGCACCGCTCGCGGGCGCGTGGGCGACAACAGGTGCACTCGGCTGGGATTCGGATATGCAGAGCACACAGTTCCGTGCCGTCTGGGGGACCATCCTCGGCGTCGGGGTTCTCTCGGTGTTGCTGGGTGGCAGTCCCGTCCAGATCATCGTGTTCGCACAGGTGGTCAACGGGATTTTATTGCCGATCGTCGCGGTATTCCTGATATACGCGATGAACCAGCGGGACCTCCTCGGCGAGTACACGAACGGGTCGATAGCGAACGCCCTCGGCGCGATTGTGACGCTTATCGTCGTGTGGCTCGGGGTTCGGACGCTACTCAGCGTCGCGGGGGTGCTGTAGATGGGCGGCCGGCGGGTCGGTGTCGACGTCGGTGGAACCTTCACTGACGTGACGCTGTCGCTCGATGGGGAGCTCGTGACCGCGAAAGTCCCGAGCACTGAAGACCAGAGCGAGGGCGTTATCGCCGGGATCGAGAAGGCCTGCGAAGCGGCTGATATCGACCCTGAGACCGTGAGCGAGTTCTCTCATGCGATGACCGTCTCGGTCAACGCACTGCTCGAAGAGGACGGCGCAAAGACC is a genomic window of Haloarcula sp. H-GB4 containing:
- a CDS encoding Nramp family divalent metal transporter, with protein sequence MSITERLKAVGPGAMVAAAFIGPGTVTTASVTGAEFGYALLWTMVFSIVATIVLQEMSARLGLVSGEGLGEALRERFDNQIVEYVSIFLVVGAIGVGTAAYEAGNILGGAAGLATITGIDSTVWGVVMGLVAGLLLYTGRYKLIERALIGLVAVMAFSFVASAVLIGPDPSAIAMGFVPGIPSGSLYLITGLIGTTIVGYNLFLHASNVQERWSGPDDIGHSRIDTVVSIVAGGIITITIMVTAAAAFEPGTQISDIGRMAEQLRPIAGPYAELFFSIGIFAAGFTSATTAPLAGAWATTGALGWDSDMQSTQFRAVWGTILGVGVLSVLLGGSPVQIIVFAQVVNGILLPIVAVFLIYAMNQRDLLGEYTNGSIANALGAIVTLIVVWLGVRTLLSVAGVL